Proteins from a genomic interval of Salmo salar chromosome ssa14, Ssal_v3.1, whole genome shotgun sequence:
- the LOC106598100 gene encoding ladderlectin-like isoform X1, translated as MTRLQETITMAMLTLLLLLSAAFTLGDIMTANIANDLVKFAADKRNPCPRGWFQFNSRCFMFVKTAMTWPKAERHCQLLGEKLEPVRNTVKYLGANLASVHSYEEFRFLQAVVLINTGSFPLTWIGGYDAVQAKVEKDRLWFWSDGSKFDYESWAEGEPNNHYGAREPCIQMNFGAENGWNDESCGKSYPSVCSIRTCLILQTIN; from the exons ATGACCAGACTGCAG gagactATCACCATGGCGATGTTGACCCTTCTACTGCTTCTCAGCGCTGCCTTTACACTGGGCGACATAATGACTGCGAACATAGCAA ATGATTTGGTGAAATTTGCAGCAGACAAAAGAAACCCATGCCCCAGAGGCTGGTTCCAATTTAATTCACGCTGCTTCATGTTTGTCAAAACTGCAATGACATGGCCCAAAGCAGAG CGCCACTGTCAGTTACTTGGAGAAAAACTGGAACCTGTGCGCAACACTGTAAAGTACCTTGGCGCAAACCTGGCATCTGTGCACAGCTATGAAGAGTTCCGATTTCTACAGGCGGTGGTGTTGATCAATACTGGCAGTTTCCCTCTTACCTGGATTGGCGGATATGATGCTGTTCAGGCAAAGGTGGAAAAG GACAGGCTATGGTTCTGGAGTGACGGCTCCAAATTTGATTACGAGAGCTGGGCTGAAGGGGAGCCGAATAACCACTATGGTGCCAGAGAGCCATGTATTCAGATGAACTTTGGAG CTGAAAACGGCTGGAACGATGAATCATGTGGGAAGAGCTATCCCTCCGTGTGCTCCATAAGAACCTGTTTAATCCTTCAAACTATCAATTGA
- the LOC106598100 gene encoding ladderlectin-like isoform X2, with amino-acid sequence MTRLQTITMAMLTLLLLLSAAFTLGDIMTANIANDLVKFAADKRNPCPRGWFQFNSRCFMFVKTAMTWPKAERHCQLLGEKLEPVRNTVKYLGANLASVHSYEEFRFLQAVVLINTGSFPLTWIGGYDAVQAKVEKDRLWFWSDGSKFDYESWAEGEPNNHYGAREPCIQMNFGAENGWNDESCGKSYPSVCSIRTCLILQTIN; translated from the exons ATGACCAGACTGCAG actATCACCATGGCGATGTTGACCCTTCTACTGCTTCTCAGCGCTGCCTTTACACTGGGCGACATAATGACTGCGAACATAGCAA ATGATTTGGTGAAATTTGCAGCAGACAAAAGAAACCCATGCCCCAGAGGCTGGTTCCAATTTAATTCACGCTGCTTCATGTTTGTCAAAACTGCAATGACATGGCCCAAAGCAGAG CGCCACTGTCAGTTACTTGGAGAAAAACTGGAACCTGTGCGCAACACTGTAAAGTACCTTGGCGCAAACCTGGCATCTGTGCACAGCTATGAAGAGTTCCGATTTCTACAGGCGGTGGTGTTGATCAATACTGGCAGTTTCCCTCTTACCTGGATTGGCGGATATGATGCTGTTCAGGCAAAGGTGGAAAAG GACAGGCTATGGTTCTGGAGTGACGGCTCCAAATTTGATTACGAGAGCTGGGCTGAAGGGGAGCCGAATAACCACTATGGTGCCAGAGAGCCATGTATTCAGATGAACTTTGGAG CTGAAAACGGCTGGAACGATGAATCATGTGGGAAGAGCTATCCCTCCGTGTGCTCCATAAGAACCTGTTTAATCCTTCAAACTATCAATTGA